In Candidatus Neomarinimicrobiota bacterium, one DNA window encodes the following:
- a CDS encoding DNA photolyase produces the protein MIDTIYLEEAVRTHPRTVEILDLFPRARLISCERYGEVFNPRSQNFRIQKQLPALILAEKFNGHVLPAPEGFGIGDEQNFYFSHMLNCLYDCRYCFLQGMYRSAHYTLFVNYEVFQEAIDTTLSSLPDDQKATFFSGYDCDSLAMESVTGFVKVFLPFFRERPRALLELRTKSVRIKELVEFEPFENCVIAFSFTPAVIAKRVEHGVPPVESRIKAMAKLAELGWNLGLRLDPLIYHDGFEKSYEKLVADIFQSVPSKAIHSVSLGPMRFPKAMFARISQLYSDDRLLAGPLSPSNGMVSYKRTLEEKMTEICCSLMERYVPKEKFFHCTPWT, from the coding sequence GTGATTGATACCATCTACCTGGAAGAAGCGGTCCGCACTCATCCTCGGACAGTTGAGATCCTCGATTTATTCCCCCGGGCCCGGTTGATTTCGTGTGAACGATACGGCGAAGTATTTAATCCCCGGAGTCAAAATTTTCGAATCCAGAAACAGCTACCAGCTCTCATCCTGGCTGAAAAATTCAATGGCCATGTGCTGCCGGCTCCGGAAGGGTTCGGTATTGGAGACGAACAGAATTTCTATTTCTCTCACATGCTCAACTGCCTTTACGACTGTCGCTACTGTTTCCTTCAGGGAATGTACCGATCGGCACATTATACCTTGTTCGTGAACTATGAAGTTTTTCAGGAAGCTATTGATACAACTCTAAGCAGTTTGCCGGATGATCAAAAAGCCACCTTTTTTTCGGGCTATGACTGTGACTCTCTCGCCATGGAATCGGTGACCGGCTTCGTTAAAGTATTCCTACCTTTTTTCAGAGAACGGCCTCGCGCACTTTTGGAACTGAGGACAAAAAGTGTAAGAATTAAAGAACTGGTGGAATTCGAGCCGTTCGAAAATTGCGTCATAGCATTTAGTTTTACGCCTGCAGTAATCGCAAAAAGAGTGGAGCATGGCGTCCCGCCTGTAGAGAGCCGCATCAAGGCCATGGCAAAACTGGCTGAGTTGGGATGGAATCTAGGACTGAGGCTAGATCCTCTCATTTACCATGATGGCTTTGAAAAGAGCTATGAAAAACTTGTGGCTGACATCTTCCAATCGGTGCCCTCAAAAGCCATTCATTCCGTCTCTTTGGGGCCTATGCGCTTCCCGAAAGCAATGTTCGCCCGCATTTCACAGCTCTATTCTGATGACCGCCTATTGGCGGGGCCGCTTTCACCCTCTAACGGAATGGTCAGTTACAAGCGGACACTAGAAGAAAAGATGACTGAAATATGCTGCTCCCTAATGGAAAGATATGTTCCCAAGGAGAAATTTTTCCATTGCACACCGTGGACTTAA
- a CDS encoding glycosyltransferase family 2 protein codes for MSAIIPTFNRAHLLPRAVDSILSQTLPPHSVIIVDDGSTDGTEKLIKKNYPEIKYLKQDNLGVSAARNAGITATSCEWLAFLDSDDEWLPEKLARQMEVLNLAPAMKICHSDEIWIRNGKRVNPLKKHSKSGGWMFKKALPICCISPSSAMIHRSVFDNVGLFEESLPACEDYDLWLRVTSSYPVLYISEKLVVKHGGHQNQLSEKYWGMDRFRIQALENIILSGNLSDENLNDAKQMLQEKTKIFSNGARKRGRTAEAEKCEQRMEAILG; via the coding sequence ATCTCCGCAATTATCCCAACCTTTAATCGCGCACACCTTCTTCCTAGGGCTGTCGATTCTATTCTCAGCCAGACCCTTCCCCCTCATTCTGTGATTATCGTGGATGACGGTTCCACTGATGGTACAGAAAAGCTTATAAAAAAGAACTATCCCGAGATCAAATATTTGAAACAAGATAACCTCGGTGTCAGTGCTGCCAGGAATGCCGGCATAACTGCCACATCATGTGAATGGTTAGCATTTCTTGATTCCGATGACGAATGGCTTCCCGAAAAACTGGCTCGACAAATGGAGGTTTTGAATTTGGCACCAGCCATGAAAATCTGCCACAGTGATGAAATTTGGATTAGAAATGGTAAGCGGGTGAACCCCTTGAAAAAGCATTCCAAGTCCGGCGGCTGGATGTTTAAAAAGGCCCTACCTATCTGCTGCATTTCACCTTCAAGTGCTATGATTCACAGATCTGTTTTTGATAATGTGGGACTTTTTGAAGAATCTCTCCCTGCCTGTGAAGATTATGATCTGTGGCTTCGCGTCACCTCAAGTTATCCGGTGCTCTATATCTCTGAAAAACTGGTTGTAAAGCATGGCGGTCACCAGAATCAGCTGTCGGAAAAATATTGGGGAATGGACCGGTTCCGTATTCAGGCTCTGGAAAATATCATCCTGTCTGGCAATCTGAGTGATGAGAATCTCAATGATGCCAAACAAATGTTGCAAGAAAAGACAAAAATTTTCTCCAACGGTGCTCGAAAACGTGGGCGGACGGCGGAAGCTGAAAAGTGTGAACAAAGAATGGAAGCCATTCTCGGTTGA
- a CDS encoding glycine--tRNA ligase has protein sequence MTDSKTMDKLVSLCKRRGFIFQSSDIYGGLEATYDYGPLGVELKNNVKQLWWRDVVTSRTDVVGMDAAIFMNSKVWEASGHVSEFHDPMVDCKNCKARFRADHIDLEKNCPNCGIKEWTDARQFNLMLKTHYGPSEDSSSVIYLRPETAQGIFVNFANAVTTSRAKLPFGIAQIGKSFRNEITTGNFLFRSREFEQMEMEFFVKPGDTSEWLEYWSNARLDWYKSLGITEEKLKLRSHEDNELAHYAAACFDVEYEFPFGWSELEGIADRGSYDLDQHTQHSGKKLTWFDSKTNEHITPAVVETSAGVDRTVLTILVDAYHEEKVKNEQRVVLKLNPKVAPITLAVFPLVNRDGMPEIAEKIMDDLKGDFAAFFDAGGSIGRRYRRQDEAGTPYGVTVDSDTLSDQTVTVRERDSMAQERVSIDQLSSYFRDKLC, from the coding sequence ATGACTGATTCAAAAACCATGGATAAGCTTGTTTCTCTCTGCAAACGGCGGGGGTTCATCTTCCAGAGCTCCGATATCTACGGTGGATTGGAGGCAACCTACGATTACGGACCTCTCGGTGTTGAACTAAAAAATAACGTTAAGCAACTGTGGTGGCGGGATGTGGTAACCTCCCGAACAGATGTGGTGGGTATGGACGCCGCTATCTTCATGAACTCGAAAGTGTGGGAGGCATCGGGTCACGTGAGCGAATTCCACGATCCAATGGTGGATTGCAAGAACTGCAAAGCCCGATTTCGTGCGGATCACATCGACCTGGAGAAAAATTGCCCCAACTGCGGCATAAAGGAATGGACTGACGCAAGACAATTCAACCTCATGCTAAAGACACATTACGGCCCTTCGGAAGACAGTTCATCAGTCATTTATCTCAGACCAGAAACAGCCCAGGGTATTTTCGTCAACTTCGCCAATGCTGTTACAACTTCACGAGCAAAACTCCCCTTTGGCATTGCCCAGATCGGAAAATCTTTTCGAAACGAGATAACCACCGGCAATTTCCTGTTTCGCTCAAGAGAGTTTGAACAGATGGAGATGGAATTTTTTGTAAAACCGGGCGATACATCAGAATGGCTGGAATACTGGAGTAATGCACGGCTGGATTGGTACAAAAGTCTCGGTATCACTGAAGAAAAATTGAAGCTTCGTTCTCATGAGGATAATGAATTAGCCCATTATGCCGCTGCCTGTTTTGACGTGGAGTATGAGTTCCCATTTGGCTGGTCTGAACTTGAGGGCATTGCCGATCGCGGCAGTTATGATCTGGATCAGCATACGCAGCACAGTGGAAAAAAGCTGACGTGGTTCGACTCCAAAACCAATGAACATATTACACCGGCGGTGGTGGAAACGTCCGCAGGCGTAGACAGAACAGTGCTTACGATCCTTGTTGATGCATACCACGAAGAAAAAGTAAAGAACGAGCAACGGGTGGTCCTTAAGCTTAACCCAAAAGTGGCACCAATCACTTTGGCTGTTTTCCCTCTGGTAAATAGGGACGGCATGCCGGAAATAGCTGAAAAGATTATGGATGATCTCAAAGGAGATTTTGCTGCATTTTTTGACGCCGGCGGATCCATTGGCCGCCGCTATAGAAGACAAGACGAAGCAGGTACTCCTTACGGCGTAACCGTGGATTCAGATACGCTGAGTGATCAGACGGTCACTGTAAGAGAGCGGGATTCCATGGCTCAGGAGAGAGTGTCCATAGATCAGCTTTCGTCCTACTTCCGCGACAAGCTTTGCTGA
- the topA gene encoding type I DNA topoisomerase: protein MSKTPLIIVESPSKARTIERYLGGEYRVLACNGHVKDLPKKNLGVDIANNFAVEYEILSEKKDIVKKLKKSASGAPAIYIATDPDREGEAIAWHVASELNGESGKIRRVLFNEITADGIRTGMDNPREVNHNLVNAQQARRIIDRIVGFKVSEFLWKVLYSGLSAGRVQSVALRLVCERHEEIVKFKPEEYWILEVELMTKGGETFTARFHKVGGEEIELKNESAINEIISKLENESFTIDSIKKKEVRRKPYAPFITSTIQQDAATRLKFSPARTMRLAQRLYEGVELGKGEQTGLITYMRTDSTRLAPTALNGARQFISSQYGDQYLPEKPTMYGQQKKNVQDAHEAIRPTDPEMTPEMLKGHLEDDEFKLYNLIWRRFIACQMNPSILDQTTIEIKAGEAQFRVSGSVVKFDGFRKAYPALEKKENPLLPSVISENEELERKQFLPEQRFTKPPPYYTESSLIKELDKQGIGRPSTFAETLSRLYKRQYVTKDRQKLLPTEAGLTVNKVLIENLPDIFNAGFTARMEEELDEIESGDQDYIEVLHDFYKPFHSAMELVEERRKEIKNSLMEKTEESCEKCGSPMVIKWNRRGEKFVACSGFPECRNAKSLHDDAEPETIEKPCPKCGGTLQVKRGRFGRYIGCEKYPDCRHTESITTGIACPRDNCEGEMVEKSSRKGKVFFGCSRYPDCDHASWYKPILQPCEVCDNHYIEERVNKTKGKFFLCPECKTEAEFVEEAEV, encoded by the coding sequence ATGTCTAAAACACCCCTCATAATAGTTGAGTCTCCATCAAAAGCTAGAACCATTGAAAGGTATCTGGGCGGTGAATACCGCGTTCTAGCATGCAACGGCCACGTGAAAGATCTGCCCAAAAAGAACCTTGGCGTAGATATCGCCAACAACTTTGCGGTTGAATATGAAATTTTGTCCGAGAAAAAAGATATCGTCAAAAAGTTAAAAAAGTCAGCATCCGGTGCACCCGCTATCTATATAGCAACAGATCCGGATCGGGAAGGCGAAGCCATTGCCTGGCATGTGGCATCTGAACTGAATGGTGAATCGGGAAAGATTCGCCGCGTCCTGTTCAACGAGATTACAGCTGATGGCATCCGTACCGGCATGGATAACCCCAGAGAAGTAAACCACAATCTGGTAAACGCTCAACAGGCCCGCAGGATTATTGATAGGATTGTGGGGTTCAAGGTTTCTGAATTCCTCTGGAAGGTACTTTACAGCGGTCTTAGCGCCGGCCGCGTCCAGTCGGTGGCACTCCGCCTTGTGTGCGAGAGGCACGAAGAAATTGTCAAATTTAAACCGGAAGAGTACTGGATTCTAGAAGTCGAATTGATGACAAAAGGTGGTGAAACATTCACGGCCCGCTTCCATAAAGTGGGCGGTGAAGAGATTGAGCTGAAAAACGAGTCAGCGATCAATGAAATTATTTCGAAATTAGAAAATGAATCATTTACTATCGATTCCATCAAGAAAAAAGAGGTGCGCCGAAAGCCGTATGCCCCTTTTATTACCAGCACCATCCAACAAGATGCCGCAACACGATTGAAATTTTCACCTGCTAGAACCATGCGCCTGGCCCAGCGCCTTTATGAAGGAGTGGAACTTGGCAAAGGCGAGCAAACCGGGCTCATCACTTATATGAGAACTGATTCAACACGTCTTGCGCCTACTGCCTTGAACGGGGCTCGGCAATTCATTTCTTCGCAGTACGGTGATCAGTATCTGCCTGAAAAGCCAACTATGTACGGTCAACAAAAAAAGAATGTTCAGGATGCTCATGAAGCGATCCGCCCAACCGATCCCGAAATGACACCTGAGATGTTGAAGGGACATCTTGAAGACGATGAATTCAAACTATACAATTTGATCTGGCGCCGCTTCATCGCGTGTCAAATGAATCCGTCAATTCTGGATCAAACAACAATTGAAATCAAAGCTGGTGAAGCACAATTCAGAGTCAGCGGATCGGTGGTGAAGTTTGACGGTTTTCGAAAAGCCTACCCGGCACTGGAGAAGAAGGAAAATCCCCTCCTTCCTTCTGTCATTTCCGAAAATGAGGAACTTGAGAGAAAGCAGTTCCTCCCGGAACAGCGCTTTACAAAACCGCCTCCCTATTATACTGAAAGTTCTCTTATTAAAGAGTTGGACAAACAGGGAATCGGTCGACCGAGTACATTTGCTGAAACCCTGTCAAGACTGTACAAACGGCAGTATGTCACCAAAGATAGGCAAAAACTGCTCCCCACCGAGGCAGGGCTTACAGTAAACAAAGTACTCATCGAAAATCTGCCTGACATTTTCAATGCTGGTTTCACGGCGCGGATGGAAGAGGAACTTGACGAAATTGAATCAGGCGATCAGGATTATATCGAAGTTTTGCACGATTTCTACAAACCGTTCCACTCTGCCATGGAATTGGTAGAGGAGCGGCGGAAAGAAATAAAAAATTCCCTCATGGAAAAAACAGAAGAGTCCTGTGAGAAATGCGGGAGTCCCATGGTAATCAAATGGAATCGACGCGGTGAAAAATTCGTCGCCTGCTCAGGCTTTCCTGAGTGTCGCAATGCAAAATCACTCCATGATGATGCGGAACCGGAAACCATTGAAAAACCGTGTCCAAAGTGCGGTGGTACACTTCAGGTAAAACGAGGCAGGTTCGGCCGTTATATTGGTTGTGAAAAGTATCCGGATTGCCGCCATACTGAATCCATCACCACTGGAATTGCTTGTCCCCGAGACAATTGCGAAGGAGAAATGGTTGAAAAGTCCAGCAGAAAAGGTAAAGTCTTTTTCGGTTGTAGCCGTTATCCGGATTGTGATCATGCCTCGTGGTACAAACCAATTCTCCAACCCTGTGAAGTTTGTGACAACCACTACATTGAAGAAAGGGTAAATAAAACCAAAGGCAAATTTTTTCTATGTCCGGAATGCAAAACCGAGGCAGAATTTGTTGAAGAAGCTGAAGTATAA
- a CDS encoding histidine--tRNA ligase, whose product MGRSFQTVKGTKDLLPADTARWREFEDVVNETMHQWGYGEIRTPVFEKTELFSRSVGEESDIVSKQMYTFTDQSDTSLTLRPELTAPTMRAYIQHNMDREGALTKLYYMDTLFRQERPQAGRLRQFSQFGAEAIGSPHPEQDAEVISLVCAILNKLGVANLTVLINTVGSSKSRERYRSELVNFLTPLKSELSEISQKRVETNPLRILDTKDEKEVALLSDAPDILNCLDSEDLYHFEKVQGFLTELGIAHECDNKLVRGLDYYSRTTFEITSPDVGAQKALCGGGRYDELIEQLGGKPTPAVGFAAGIERIMLALSEKQAQATEKMMVYFVTASESAVGSLFRLANELRQSGIPTFSDTLRRSVKAQMREANRLAATHAVIVGDEEIADNSAKVKDLATGEQTDVSMSNLVSHLKSL is encoded by the coding sequence ATGGGCAGGTCTTTCCAAACCGTTAAGGGAACCAAGGATCTGCTACCGGCCGATACGGCACGGTGGCGTGAATTTGAAGATGTTGTCAATGAAACCATGCACCAGTGGGGCTATGGTGAGATCCGGACGCCCGTTTTTGAAAAGACAGAACTTTTTTCCAGGAGTGTGGGCGAAGAGAGCGACATCGTATCCAAACAGATGTATACATTTACCGATCAGAGTGATACAAGCCTGACCTTGCGTCCCGAGTTGACCGCACCAACCATGAGAGCCTACATTCAGCACAATATGGATCGAGAAGGGGCCCTAACTAAACTTTACTACATGGACACACTCTTTCGGCAGGAAAGGCCACAGGCTGGGCGATTGAGACAGTTCAGTCAGTTTGGAGCAGAAGCCATCGGCTCTCCCCATCCGGAACAGGATGCTGAAGTGATCTCACTGGTCTGCGCCATTCTTAATAAGCTTGGTGTCGCCAATCTCACAGTACTCATTAACACAGTGGGCTCATCTAAGTCGAGAGAACGGTACCGTTCCGAGCTTGTCAATTTTCTCACTCCCCTTAAGAGCGAGCTTTCGGAGATCAGCCAGAAACGGGTGGAGACAAACCCTCTCCGCATTCTTGACACGAAAGATGAAAAAGAAGTTGCCCTTCTTTCGGATGCACCGGACATCCTCAACTGCCTCGATTCAGAGGATCTTTATCATTTTGAGAAAGTTCAAGGATTTCTCACCGAACTGGGCATTGCCCACGAATGTGACAACAAGCTTGTTCGGGGACTCGACTATTACTCTAGAACAACATTCGAAATTACCAGTCCCGATGTGGGTGCCCAGAAAGCGCTTTGCGGTGGCGGCCGCTACGATGAACTCATAGAACAACTGGGCGGAAAACCAACACCTGCTGTCGGTTTTGCGGCCGGCATTGAGCGCATCATGCTGGCTCTTAGTGAAAAACAGGCCCAGGCGACGGAAAAAATGATGGTATACTTTGTCACCGCAAGTGAGAGCGCGGTGGGCAGCCTGTTTCGCCTGGCTAACGAGTTGAGACAGAGCGGTATTCCAACTTTTTCCGATACATTGCGGCGCAGCGTTAAGGCACAGATGAGAGAAGCGAACCGGCTGGCCGCAACACACGCCGTTATCGTTGGGGACGAGGAGATAGCTGACAATTCTGCCAAGGTAAAAGACCTCGCTACAGGAGAGCAAACCGACGTCTCCATGAGTAATCTCGTTTCACACCTCAAATCTCTTTAA
- a CDS encoding DUF2007 domain-containing protein, whose translation MFCPECQSEFTADVSFCKDCRVFLMEKPQKLENVAWSPVKEYAGYIPAEMAKVALEEQDIPSFIKGDFLSTAYGIKAWETAGGKAVLFVPEGDAERATLIVENIVTDN comes from the coding sequence ATGTTCTGCCCTGAATGTCAATCTGAATTCACCGCTGATGTCTCATTTTGCAAGGACTGCAGAGTATTCCTTATGGAGAAACCGCAGAAACTTGAGAATGTTGCTTGGAGTCCAGTAAAGGAATATGCAGGCTATATTCCAGCTGAAATGGCAAAAGTGGCTCTGGAGGAGCAAGATATCCCCAGTTTTATTAAGGGCGATTTTCTATCGACCGCTTACGGGATCAAGGCTTGGGAAACAGCCGGCGGCAAGGCAGTTCTTTTCGTTCCTGAGGGAGATGCTGAAAGAGCAACATTGATCGTCGAAAATATAGTAACTGACAACTGA